In one Desulfoferula mesophila genomic region, the following are encoded:
- a CDS encoding 2-oxoacid:acceptor oxidoreductase subunit alpha, protein MKGQSKEVLLLGNEACVEGAIMAGVRFFAGYPITPASEIAEHMSLRLPQEGGCFIQMEDEIGSVTAATGASMGGVKAMTASSGPGISLKQEGIGCAAIMEVPLVIVNVQRGGPGIGNIQPAQGDVMQARWGTHGGVHMIALAPSSVQECFDLTVKAVNLSERFRVPVMILSDASIGHMREKVTLPESLELVERPRPKVDPKDYLSYDTEAPDGVPPMADLGTAYESHFTSFIHNKKGFAAWTDYAITDALVHRLNNKLLMHLNDILLIESYLLDDADMVVVAHGSTARPSKAAVNRARQAGIKAGLLKLLTVWPFPYEHVRSLAKRTKTFLVPELNLGQLAGEVERCLGEKNVLHQVNRVDGGLLTPDQILAAIEEAK, encoded by the coding sequence ATGAAAGGCCAGAGTAAAGAGGTCCTCCTTTTAGGGAATGAGGCCTGCGTGGAAGGTGCCATCATGGCAGGGGTACGTTTTTTCGCGGGCTATCCCATTACCCCAGCTTCGGAGATTGCCGAGCACATGTCTTTACGCCTACCCCAAGAGGGCGGGTGTTTCATTCAAATGGAGGACGAGATCGGTAGCGTTACTGCAGCTACAGGCGCCTCCATGGGCGGCGTTAAAGCAATGACCGCTTCCAGCGGTCCGGGCATCTCCCTCAAACAGGAGGGCATAGGGTGCGCGGCCATAATGGAGGTACCCCTGGTGATCGTGAACGTGCAGCGCGGTGGCCCCGGCATTGGCAACATTCAGCCGGCCCAAGGCGACGTGATGCAGGCGCGCTGGGGTACACACGGTGGGGTCCACATGATCGCCCTGGCCCCTTCCTCGGTGCAGGAGTGTTTTGACCTCACCGTAAAAGCGGTGAACCTATCTGAGAGATTCCGTGTGCCAGTGATGATCCTCTCCGATGCCTCCATCGGTCACATGCGCGAGAAGGTAACTTTGCCGGAATCGCTGGAGTTGGTTGAGCGCCCCCGCCCAAAGGTAGACCCAAAGGACTACCTAAGCTACGACACCGAAGCGCCCGACGGCGTGCCACCGATGGCCGATCTCGGAACGGCCTATGAATCCCACTTCACCAGCTTTATACATAACAAGAAGGGATTCGCCGCCTGGACTGACTACGCCATAACCGATGCTTTGGTGCACCGCCTAAACAACAAGCTGCTAATGCACCTGAACGACATCCTTCTCATAGAATCTTATCTCCTCGATGATGCCGATATGGTGGTGGTGGCCCACGGCTCCACGGCCCGGCCCAGCAAGGCCGCGGTGAACCGAGCTCGCCAAGCCGGTATCAAGGCAGGTCTACTAAAACTGCTTACGGTTTGGCCCTTCCCTTACGAGCATGTGCGGTCCCTAGCCAAGCGGACCAAGACTTTCCTGGTGCCGGAGCTAAACCTGGGGCAACTGGCAGGTGAGGTAGAACGCTGCCTGGGCGAAAAGAACGTCTTGCATCAGGTAAACCGGGTGGACGGAGGGCTGCTCACTCCCGACCAGATTTTGGCGGCGATAGAGGAGGCAAAATAA
- a CDS encoding 4Fe-4S binding protein, with protein sequence MSQQQQTKKGASVLIHPKRCKNCGICLEFCPQGVFAWSADSVVEAVQPEKCNLCRQCEMRCPDFAIFVQEIA encoded by the coding sequence ATGAGCCAGCAACAACAGACCAAAAAGGGCGCTTCGGTCCTTATACATCCAAAGCGTTGCAAGAATTGCGGCATATGTCTGGAGTTTTGTCCCCAGGGCGTTTTTGCCTGGAGTGCTGATTCGGTAGTGGAAGCCGTTCAGCCGGAGAAGTGCAACTTATGCCGGCAGTGCGAGATGCGATGCCCCGACTTCGCCATCTTTGTACAGGAGATAGCCTGA
- a CDS encoding RraA family protein, whose product MEVGTIQRLPQEIVEGFKGLCTSTIGNVLDDMKIQGVIPNIKPVHHGFSCVGSALTVKEVTGVLGTYTNADFKLGQVIDTTEAGDVVVIDNAGHQVSTWGGIASFAAKNRGVSGLVVDGGVRDLEEIVEFGFPVFSRHVLPISGKGRVKITAMNTVVKIDGVMVSPGDVIVADGTGIVCVPAGVAAEVLKIAREFERQDRMAIEEVKKGLSFSEALKKFAKM is encoded by the coding sequence ATGGAGGTAGGAACCATCCAACGGCTGCCGCAGGAGATAGTCGAAGGATTTAAAGGCCTATGCACCAGCACCATCGGCAATGTGCTAGACGACATGAAGATTCAGGGGGTTATCCCCAATATCAAACCCGTGCACCATGGCTTTTCCTGCGTGGGCAGCGCGCTGACGGTCAAGGAAGTCACAGGTGTTTTGGGTACTTACACCAACGCTGATTTCAAATTAGGGCAGGTTATAGATACTACCGAGGCCGGAGACGTGGTGGTCATAGACAACGCAGGGCACCAGGTTTCAACCTGGGGCGGCATCGCCTCCTTCGCGGCCAAGAACCGGGGGGTGAGTGGACTAGTGGTGGATGGTGGGGTGCGCGATTTGGAAGAGATCGTGGAGTTCGGTTTCCCGGTTTTCTCTCGCCATGTGCTACCCATTTCGGGCAAGGGCCGGGTGAAGATAACGGCTATGAACACGGTGGTTAAGATTGACGGAGTAATGGTGTCGCCCGGCGATGTCATCGTGGCCGACGGCACCGGCATTGTCTGCGTGCCGGCCGGCGTCGCCGCCGAGGTGCTTAAGATCGCCCGGGAGTTTGAACGGCAGGACCGCATGGCTATCGAGGAGGTGAAGAAGGGACTTTCCTTCAGTGAGGCCCTCAAGAAGTTCGCTAAGATGTGA
- a CDS encoding lactate racemase domain-containing protein — protein sequence MKLPKIVKVVRTYEDNSIQDIESHVEKVLKDAGIQNRVKPGQKIALTMGSRGINRIDRILRTVGKVLKELKAEPYIVLGMGSHGGGTVEGQLKVAEKFGVTEESMGMPIKATMEVVRIGTTPNKGIPVFIDKYAAEADGILMVHRIKFHRHIMGPHQSGFLKMFAIGLGKKTGAATVHSFGWEQFPENVFEVASLCIQKLPIVLALGIVENSFSKTAIIEAVEPNQIIVKNAELLQKSLSMIPRIPFKKIDVLVVQEIGKNVPPDTNILGKPTLRCYTERHDPDPTRMVVLDLHPSSLGNAVGVGSFDYITDRFFKKIDYGITTINAIAASLPEAAVTPPPLPTDLLAVEAAVQTSGYPDVEGVANPDDARIVFLKHTGKMQVLYISACLVDQIDDKATNHVVGEPFEIPFDKDGNLCLDFSA from the coding sequence ATGAAGCTGCCTAAAATCGTAAAGGTAGTCAGAACCTATGAAGACAATTCGATACAAGATATCGAATCACATGTTGAGAAGGTTCTAAAGGACGCGGGTATCCAAAACCGGGTGAAGCCGGGTCAGAAAATCGCCCTCACCATGGGGAGCCGAGGCATCAACCGAATTGACCGCATCCTTCGCACCGTGGGCAAAGTTCTCAAGGAACTCAAGGCCGAACCATACATCGTTCTGGGCATGGGCAGCCACGGCGGTGGGACAGTGGAGGGTCAGCTCAAGGTGGCCGAGAAGTTCGGAGTTACCGAAGAGAGTATGGGCATGCCGATTAAGGCCACCATGGAGGTGGTAAGGATTGGCACCACCCCCAACAAAGGTATCCCCGTGTTCATAGACAAGTATGCCGCCGAGGCCGACGGCATCCTAATGGTTCATCGCATTAAGTTCCATCGTCACATTATGGGGCCCCACCAGAGTGGGTTTCTCAAGATGTTCGCCATTGGCCTGGGTAAAAAGACCGGTGCAGCCACGGTACACAGCTTTGGCTGGGAGCAGTTCCCCGAAAACGTCTTCGAAGTGGCCTCCCTTTGTATCCAAAAGTTACCGATCGTGCTGGCCCTGGGGATCGTGGAGAACTCCTTTTCCAAGACTGCGATCATCGAAGCAGTTGAACCCAACCAGATCATCGTCAAGAATGCCGAGTTGCTCCAGAAGTCCCTGTCCATGATCCCACGTATACCTTTTAAGAAAATAGACGTGCTTGTAGTGCAGGAGATCGGCAAGAACGTACCGCCGGACACAAATATCCTGGGCAAGCCTACTTTGCGCTGTTATACAGAGCGACACGACCCCGACCCCACTCGCATGGTGGTGCTGGACCTGCACCCATCCTCTCTGGGAAATGCTGTGGGCGTGGGCTCTTTTGACTACATTACCGACCGCTTCTTCAAAAAAATCGATTACGGCATCACCACAATTAACGCTATCGCTGCCAGCCTGCCCGAGGCGGCGGTTACGCCCCCGCCCTTGCCCACCGATCTTCTGGCCGTGGAGGCCGCCGTGCAGACTTCTGGCTACCCGGACGTGGAAGGCGTGGCCAACCCCGATGACGCACGTATTGTGTTCCTAAAACACACTGGCAAGATGCAGGTCCTCTATATTTCTGCCTGCCTAGTGGACCAAATCGATGACAAGGCCACCAACCATGTGGTCGGCGAGCCCTTCGAAATTCCCTTTGACAAGGACGGAAACCTTTGTCTGGATTTTTCCGCTTAA
- a CDS encoding thiamine pyrophosphate-dependent enzyme: MAKIEPLQNLMAEYLNEATLPSTWCPGCGIGTTMGGLVRAVSASDIPREKFVLVTGIGCYGGAGTYIRMSDIHALHGRCPSYATGLKLARPDLHPILLMGDGDSSAIGGNHLIHAARRNINITAIIMNNHIYGMTGGQYSPTTPIGTKAATAPFGLTDHPFDICRLVAAAGGTFVARTTVYHVAQLASLIGRAIAHPGFSLVEVESICPTYFGRRKKMGSPVQMLHWLKDNSVSAAKAKEMSPEELEGKVVTGVFVEEHRTECVAEYQELIKRIHAK; this comes from the coding sequence ATGGCCAAGATAGAGCCTCTGCAAAATCTGATGGCGGAATATCTCAATGAAGCCACTCTACCTTCCACCTGGTGCCCAGGTTGCGGTATCGGTACCACCATGGGCGGCCTAGTCCGCGCGGTGAGCGCTTCGGACATCCCTCGGGAAAAATTCGTCCTAGTCACCGGAATCGGCTGCTATGGCGGCGCGGGCACCTACATTCGCATGAGCGATATACACGCTCTGCATGGTCGCTGCCCATCGTATGCCACCGGGCTCAAACTGGCCCGTCCTGATCTGCATCCCATTCTGCTGATGGGTGATGGTGACTCCTCGGCCATCGGAGGCAACCACCTGATCCACGCCGCCCGACGTAACATTAACATCACCGCCATCATCATGAACAATCACATCTACGGAATGACAGGTGGCCAGTATTCACCCACAACCCCCATAGGGACCAAGGCGGCTACCGCTCCCTTCGGGTTGACCGACCATCCCTTTGACATATGCCGGCTGGTGGCCGCGGCCGGCGGCACCTTCGTGGCCCGCACCACCGTATATCACGTAGCTCAGTTGGCCAGCCTGATTGGCCGGGCCATAGCCCACCCGGGCTTCTCTCTGGTGGAGGTGGAAAGCATCTGCCCCACCTATTTCGGCCGACGCAAGAAGATGGGCAGCCCGGTACAGATGCTGCATTGGCTCAAAGACAACTCCGTTTCAGCAGCCAAGGCGAAGGAGATGAGCCCCGAGGAACTAGAGGGAAAGGTGGTGACCGGGGTCTTCGTGGAAGAACATCGCACAGAGTGCGTCGCTGAGTACCAGGAACTGATCAAACGAATTCATGCCAAGTGA
- a CDS encoding 2-oxoacid:acceptor oxidoreductase family protein, protein MDDKMAEQIEIRLSGAGGQGIVLGAIILAEAAGIYEGKHVVQNQSYGVEARGGASRAEVIISEQEIVYPEVVLPDILLAMNRQSLEKYQGKVNSKGILLYNTSLATQKIDSPAKIIGLPLTEIAKATGGEVVSNIVALGALVGLTKVVSLEAMEKALEKRVPAGTMDKNRKALAAGFKAAQELDQNWTN, encoded by the coding sequence GTGGACGACAAGATGGCAGAGCAGATTGAAATTCGTCTTAGTGGGGCCGGGGGCCAAGGCATCGTTCTAGGAGCGATCATCCTGGCCGAGGCAGCAGGAATCTATGAGGGGAAGCACGTGGTGCAAAACCAGTCTTATGGAGTGGAAGCCCGCGGCGGGGCCAGTCGGGCTGAGGTCATCATTAGTGAACAAGAAATCGTATATCCCGAGGTAGTGCTGCCCGACATCCTTTTGGCCATGAACAGGCAGTCCCTTGAAAAGTACCAGGGCAAAGTTAACTCCAAGGGAATTCTTCTTTATAACACTTCGCTGGCCACTCAAAAGATCGATTCTCCCGCAAAGATTATCGGCCTACCCCTCACTGAGATTGCCAAGGCTACCGGTGGCGAGGTTGTTAGCAACATCGTGGCCCTGGGCGCCTTGGTGGGGCTCACGAAGGTTGTGTCGCTGGAGGCGATGGAAAAGGCGCTGGAAAAGAGAGTACCCGCCGGAACCATGGACAAGAACCGCAAGGCTCTGGCTGCCGGATTCAAGGCTGCCCAAGAGTTGGACCAAAACTGGACCAACTAA